The window CAATGATAATCGGTACATTGCTTTTTAGATCTTTCCGGATCCATTTGCACACCTCTTCACCAGTGATGAAAGGGAGGATCAAGTCCAAGATCACAAAGCAGGGATCATACTTCAAGAAAAGCTCCTTCCCCTCTTTTCCATTTTCCGCCTCAATGACTTCGTACCCTTCCTTGTGCAAATACGATTTGATCAGCTCGCGAATGTTGAAATCTTCTTCAATGACAAGGATCGTCTTCGATTTAATTACGGGAATCTCCAAAACATCACCCACTCATAAAAATTGGTCCTCTTTGCAGAGAACCATTTAAAGACTATTTTCGTAAACGCTGCAGCTAAATTGCACGTGAAATTCCGCTTTAATCAACCTCAAAGTGTGAAGTGAACTGCCTTGAGAGTACAGCCTTTCGAAAAAAGTTATGCTTCCTTCTTTGCTGCGACGATGTAATAAACACCTTGGTTAAAGTAGCCGACTTCGGTTTGGAAGCCTTTTTCATCGAGAAGATCTGCCATCCTGCCAGAAGAAATCCGTTCATGGAGCGGTGGCCCCATTTCCATTTCGATTGCTTCCCAATCGAGAATGAGCCATTTTCCATTTGGTTTAAGAGCCTTATGAAGGTCCGACATTACTTTCTCAAGCTCAGGCACTTCATGGAGAACAAAGGCTGAAACGATTTTGTCCATAGAATGATGATCCAAACCTGCTTTTTCAAGGGACGCCTGGACCAAAGTGACATTCCCAACATTTGCTTCCATGGCGCGCTTCTCCAGCAACTCCAGCATTTCGGCCTGAAGATCGACGGCTACAACGTTCGTGTTCACTTTCTGCGCAATCGGCAATGTCAAATAGCCGTTGCCGCAGCCTAAATCAGATACGATATCTTCTTTGTTTACATCCAAGAGTTGGAGAACACGATCGATTGGAATTAATTCCTGTCTTTTGGGATCAAGAAGTTTCTCTGCTTTTTGATAATTGAATACTTTACCCCCCATTACATATCAGCTCCTTTTATATACCACCTTAGGTATATCATTTTTAATGATCTTCGTCTACAAATCAGCTTAGGAACACGGGGGCAAAAAGTTGATATCCGCTGTAGGATCCTCGTTTTCTGTGGGGAGGACGGTGGAC is drawn from Falsibacillus albus and contains these coding sequences:
- a CDS encoding class I SAM-dependent methyltransferase; this encodes MGGKVFNYQKAEKLLDPKRQELIPIDRVLQLLDVNKEDIVSDLGCGNGYLTLPIAQKVNTNVVAVDLQAEMLELLEKRAMEANVGNVTLVQASLEKAGLDHHSMDKIVSAFVLHEVPELEKVMSDLHKALKPNGKWLILDWEAIEMEMGPPLHERISSGRMADLLDEKGFQTEVGYFNQGVYYIVAAKKEA